Proteins from a single region of Streptomyces spinoverrucosus:
- a CDS encoding potassium-transporting ATPase subunit C produces MNNSFVNTGRLLGAGLRALLVLTVLTGILYPLAVTGVAQALFNNKANGSEVRADGRVVGSSLIGQQGYSLDYFQSRPANGLGENSVNTQYKLILSGATNRSGDNAELIQWVKEAKAKVIKDNSTADYKVKPSDVPADAVLSSASGLDPDISPQYADLQVHRVAERNGLPVAEVRKLVDEHIQGRTLGFVGEPRVNVLELNIALKELVAKSG; encoded by the coding sequence ATGAACAACTCCTTTGTGAACACCGGCCGGTTGCTCGGGGCGGGTCTGCGGGCGCTGCTCGTGTTGACCGTGCTCACCGGCATCCTCTATCCGCTGGCCGTCACAGGCGTGGCCCAGGCGCTGTTCAACAACAAGGCGAACGGCTCGGAGGTCAGGGCGGACGGCCGGGTCGTCGGCTCCTCCCTGATCGGCCAACAGGGCTACAGCCTGGACTACTTCCAGTCCCGCCCCGCCAACGGACTGGGTGAGAACAGCGTCAACACCCAGTACAAGCTGATCCTGTCGGGCGCGACGAACCGCTCCGGTGACAACGCCGAACTCATCCAGTGGGTCAAGGAGGCCAAGGCCAAGGTCATCAAGGACAACTCGACGGCCGACTACAAGGTGAAGCCGTCCGACGTCCCCGCCGACGCGGTCCTTTCGTCCGCGTCCGGACTGGACCCGGACATCTCCCCGCAGTACGCCGACCTCCAGGTCCACCGGGTCGCGGAGCGCAACGGCCTCCCCGTCGCCGAGGTGCGGAAGCTGGTCGACGAGCACATCCAGGGCCGCACCCTCGGCTTCGTCGGCGAGCCCCGGGTGAACGTCCTCGAACTCAACATCGCGCTCAAGGAACTCGTGGCGAAGAGCGGCTGA
- a CDS encoding response regulator, giving the protein MTRVLVVEDDPQLVRALVINMQARRYGVDAAPDGATALRLAAARRPDVVMLDLGLPDMNGVDVIKALRGWTRVPILVLSARQGSDEKVAALDAGADDYVTKPFSMDELMARLRAAVRRTEEIPLAPETTLVETDEFTIDLLAKKVVRDGHDVRLTPTEWHLLEILVTNPGRLIAQQHLLQEVWGVSRSNKTNYLRVYMAQLRRKLEADPAHPRYLITEPGMGYRFEG; this is encoded by the coding sequence ATGACCCGGGTGCTCGTGGTGGAGGACGACCCGCAGCTCGTCCGGGCCCTCGTGATCAACATGCAGGCCCGCCGGTACGGAGTGGATGCCGCCCCCGACGGCGCCACCGCCCTGCGGCTGGCGGCCGCCCGCCGGCCCGACGTCGTGATGCTCGACCTCGGGCTGCCCGACATGAACGGCGTCGACGTCATCAAGGCGCTACGGGGCTGGACCCGCGTGCCGATCCTGGTGCTGTCGGCCCGTCAGGGGTCCGACGAGAAGGTCGCCGCGCTGGACGCGGGCGCGGACGACTACGTCACCAAACCGTTCAGCATGGACGAGTTGATGGCCCGTCTCCGGGCCGCCGTACGCCGCACCGAGGAGATCCCGCTCGCCCCCGAGACCACACTGGTGGAGACGGACGAGTTCACCATCGACCTGCTCGCCAAGAAGGTCGTCCGGGACGGGCACGACGTACGGCTCACCCCGACCGAATGGCATCTGCTGGAGATCCTGGTCACCAACCCCGGCCGGCTGATCGCGCAGCAGCACCTGCTCCAGGAGGTCTGGGGAGTCTCCCGGAGCAACAAGACCAACTACCTGCGGGTCTACATGGCCCAACTGCGCCGCAAACTGGAAGCGGACCCCGCGCACCCCCGTTATCTCATCACCGAACCCGGCATGGGTTACCGCTTCGAAGGGTGA
- a CDS encoding sensor histidine kinase: MARGKLRIYLGAAPGVGKTYAMLSEAHRRIERGTDCVVAFVEHHARPRTEVMLHGLEQVPRRELRYRDTAFTEMDVDAVLARRPKVALVDELAHTNVPGSRNAKRWQDVEELLAAGIDVISTVNIQHLESLGDVVESITGVRQRETVPDEVVRRADQIELVDMSPEALRRRMAHGNIYKPDKVDAALSNYFRPGNLTALRELALLWVADRVDEYLKQYRSEHRVSKIWGSRERIVVGLTGGPEGRTLIRRAARLAEKGAGGEVLAVYIARSDGLTAASPKELAVQRTLVEDLGGTFHHVIGDDIPAALLDFARGVNATQIVLGVSRRKTWQYVFGPGVGATVARESGPDLDVHLITHDEAGKGRGLPVARGTRLGGLRLVWGWLVGVLGPVLFTFLLTSVAPGVGLANDMLLFLTLTVAAALLGGLLPALASAVVGSLLLNWYFTPPVHTLTIADPKNIVAIAIFIGVAVSVASVVDVAARRTHQAARLRAEAEILSFLAGNVLRGETSLEALLERVRETFGMESVALLERESDVAPWTCAGSVGPRPAGCPEDAEVDMPVSDRMTLALTGRVLPAEDRRVLAAFAAQAAVVLDRRRLQEEADQARTLAEGNRIRTALLAAVSHDLRTPLAGIKASVTSLRSDDVEWSEQDRADLLEAIEEGADRLDHLVGNLLDMSRLQTGTVTPIIREVDLDEVVPMALGGVPEDSVELDIPETLPMVHVDKGLLERAVANVVENAVKYSPDGTPVLVAASAIADRVEVRVVDRGPGVPDEAKERIFEPFQRYGDAPRGAGVGLGLAVARGFAEAMGGTLNAEDTPGGGLTMVLSLRMAPGRGAAVVAQGRTDGVNAPSTSA; encoded by the coding sequence ATGGCACGCGGCAAGCTGCGGATCTACCTCGGCGCGGCGCCGGGCGTGGGCAAGACGTACGCGATGTTGTCCGAGGCGCACCGGCGCATCGAGCGCGGCACGGACTGCGTGGTGGCCTTCGTCGAACACCACGCACGGCCGCGCACCGAGGTGATGCTGCACGGCCTGGAACAGGTCCCGCGCCGGGAACTGCGCTACCGCGACACGGCGTTCACGGAGATGGACGTCGACGCGGTGCTCGCCCGCCGGCCGAAGGTCGCGCTCGTCGACGAACTCGCCCACACCAACGTCCCCGGCTCGCGCAACGCCAAGCGCTGGCAGGACGTCGAGGAACTGCTGGCGGCCGGGATCGACGTGATCTCCACCGTCAACATCCAGCACCTGGAGTCGCTGGGGGATGTCGTGGAGTCGATCACGGGGGTCCGGCAGCGGGAGACCGTGCCGGACGAAGTCGTCCGGCGGGCGGACCAGATCGAGCTTGTCGACATGTCGCCGGAGGCGCTGCGCCGTCGTATGGCGCACGGCAACATCTACAAGCCGGACAAGGTGGATGCCGCCCTGTCGAACTACTTCCGGCCGGGAAACCTGACCGCCCTGCGCGAGTTGGCGCTGCTGTGGGTGGCCGACCGGGTCGACGAGTATCTGAAGCAGTACCGCAGCGAGCACCGGGTGTCGAAGATCTGGGGCTCGCGGGAGCGGATCGTGGTGGGTCTGACCGGCGGCCCGGAGGGCCGCACCCTGATCCGGCGTGCGGCCCGCCTGGCGGAGAAGGGCGCCGGTGGTGAGGTGCTCGCCGTCTACATAGCGCGCAGTGACGGACTGACCGCCGCCTCCCCGAAGGAACTCGCCGTCCAGCGCACCCTGGTCGAGGACCTCGGCGGCACCTTCCACCACGTCATCGGCGACGACATACCGGCCGCGCTGCTGGACTTCGCGCGCGGTGTGAACGCCACCCAGATAGTCCTCGGCGTCTCCCGCCGCAAGACCTGGCAGTACGTCTTCGGGCCCGGCGTCGGCGCGACGGTGGCCCGCGAGTCGGGACCCGACCTCGACGTCCACCTCATCACGCACGACGAGGCGGGCAAGGGGCGGGGCCTGCCCGTCGCCCGGGGCACGCGCCTCGGTGGACTGCGCCTGGTGTGGGGCTGGCTCGTCGGCGTGCTCGGCCCCGTCCTGTTCACCTTCCTGCTGACGAGCGTCGCTCCCGGCGTCGGCCTCGCCAACGACATGCTGCTGTTCCTGACGCTGACCGTGGCAGCCGCCCTGCTCGGCGGGCTGCTTCCGGCGCTGGCCTCGGCGGTCGTCGGCTCACTGCTGCTGAACTGGTACTTCACCCCGCCCGTGCACACCCTGACCATCGCCGACCCCAAGAACATCGTCGCCATCGCGATCTTCATCGGCGTCGCGGTGTCCGTGGCGTCGGTGGTCGACGTCGCCGCCCGGCGCACCCACCAGGCGGCCCGGCTGCGGGCCGAGGCCGAGATCCTGTCCTTCCTCGCGGGTAACGTGCTGCGCGGCGAGACCAGTCTGGAGGCCCTGCTGGAGCGGGTGCGCGAGACGTTCGGCATGGAGTCGGTGGCGCTGCTGGAGCGCGAGAGCGACGTGGCGCCGTGGACGTGCGCGGGCAGCGTGGGCCCGCGTCCGGCCGGGTGCCCCGAGGACGCGGAGGTCGACATGCCGGTCAGCGACCGCATGACGCTGGCCCTGACGGGCCGGGTGCTGCCCGCCGAGGACCGCCGGGTGCTGGCCGCGTTCGCCGCCCAGGCCGCGGTCGTACTGGACCGCCGCCGCCTCCAGGAGGAGGCCGACCAGGCCCGCACTCTGGCCGAGGGCAACCGCATCCGTACGGCCCTGCTGGCCGCCGTCAGCCATGACCTCCGTACGCCGCTCGCCGGTATCAAGGCGTCGGTCACCTCGCTGCGTTCGGACGACGTCGAGTGGTCCGAGCAGGACCGGGCCGACCTCCTGGAGGCGATCGAGGAGGGCGCCGACCGGCTCGACCATCTGGTCGGCAACCTGCTCGACATGTCCCGCCTGCAGACCGGCACGGTCACGCCGATCATCCGTGAGGTCGACCTCGACGAGGTCGTGCCCATGGCGCTCGGCGGGGTCCCCGAGGACAGCGTCGAGCTGGACATCCCCGAGACCCTGCCGATGGTCCATGTCGACAAGGGCCTGCTGGAGCGGGCGGTGGCCAACGTCGTGGAGAACGCGGTCAAGTACAGCCCGGACGGTACGCCCGTGCTGGTCGCCGCCAGCGCCATCGCCGACCGCGTCGAGGTGCGGGTCGTGGACCGGGGACCGGGGGTGCCCGACGAGGCGAAGGAGCGGATCTTCGAGCCGTTCCAGCGGTACGGCGACGCCCCGCGCGGTGCCGGAGTCGGCCTCGGCCTGGCGGTCGCCCGCGGCTTCGCCGAGGCCATGGGCGGCACCCTCAACGCCGAGGACACCCCCGGCGGTGGGCTCACGATGGTGCTGAGTCTGCGGATGGCGCCCGGCCGGGGCGCGGCTGTGGTGGCCCAGGGGCGTACCGATGGCGTCAACGCGCCGTCAACGTCGGCCTGA
- a CDS encoding DUF5999 family protein, translating to MCQHQPPCPTADSADRESARLVAHHPEQGWSLLCNGVVLFEDTGELLPDGQIIAPHRLPAGSQVMTAA from the coding sequence ATGTGCCAGCACCAGCCACCGTGCCCGACCGCCGACTCCGCCGACCGGGAATCCGCCCGACTCGTGGCGCACCACCCGGAGCAGGGTTGGAGCCTGCTGTGCAACGGCGTCGTGCTCTTCGAGGACACCGGTGAGCTCCTGCCGGACGGCCAGATCATCGCCCCGCACCGGCTGCCGGCCGGCAGCCAGGTGATGACCGCCGCCTGA
- a CDS encoding glutamate--cysteine ligase, translating to MGEKVVAGAFDLSDRQRYRTKLRQCLRGLERLLEEKRFDRPKNLMGLEIELNLAGADGMPRMLNGEVLERIASRDFQTELAMFNLEVNIAPHRLGGRVFDRLAEELRTSLAYAHRKAGEVDAGIVMIGILPTLERDDLVSSNLSDVDRYVLLNDQIVAARGEDFTLDIDGVEHLTCTSKSIAPEAACTSVQLHLQVTPARFADVWNAAQAAAAAQIAMGANSPFLFGRELWRESRPPLFQQSTDTRPPELQAQGVRPRTWFGERWIGSAYDLFEENLRYYPALLPICDDEDPLAVLDAGGVPKLAELVLHNGTVYRWNRPVYGIADGVPHLRVENRVLPAGPTITDVIANAAFYYGVIRALAEDSRPVWTRLPFEAAAANFDAACRYGIEARFTWPRRGRYGGTTEVDAVSLVRDELLPLAEAGLDAWGVEPADRDLYLGVIDERCRRRVNGASWQVATFHRALEGGMSRDAALAATTRRYAELMHQGEPVHTWPVGLPEAARLG from the coding sequence ATGGGGGAGAAGGTCGTGGCGGGCGCGTTCGACCTGTCCGATCGCCAGCGCTACCGCACGAAGCTCCGCCAGTGCCTGCGGGGACTGGAGCGGCTGCTGGAGGAGAAGCGGTTCGATCGACCGAAGAACCTCATGGGGCTGGAGATCGAACTCAATCTCGCCGGCGCCGACGGCATGCCGAGAATGCTCAACGGCGAGGTCCTGGAAAGGATCGCCAGTCGAGACTTCCAAACAGAACTCGCCATGTTCAACCTGGAAGTCAACATAGCCCCCCACCGGCTGGGTGGGCGGGTATTCGACCGGCTCGCGGAGGAACTCCGTACGTCCCTGGCATATGCCCACCGGAAAGCCGGCGAGGTGGACGCCGGAATCGTGATGATCGGCATTCTGCCGACCCTCGAACGGGATGATCTGGTCTCCTCGAACCTGTCCGACGTGGATCGCTACGTCCTGCTCAACGACCAGATCGTGGCCGCCCGGGGCGAGGACTTCACGCTCGACATCGACGGTGTGGAGCATCTGACCTGCACGTCGAAGTCGATCGCGCCGGAGGCTGCCTGCACGTCCGTGCAACTGCACCTGCAGGTCACGCCGGCGCGGTTCGCGGACGTGTGGAACGCCGCGCAGGCGGCGGCCGCCGCGCAGATAGCCATGGGCGCGAACTCGCCGTTCCTGTTCGGCCGGGAACTGTGGCGCGAGTCCCGGCCGCCGCTGTTCCAGCAGTCCACCGACACCCGCCCGCCGGAACTTCAGGCGCAGGGGGTCCGGCCGCGCACCTGGTTCGGGGAGCGGTGGATCGGCTCGGCGTACGACCTGTTCGAGGAGAACCTGCGCTACTACCCCGCGCTGCTGCCGATCTGCGACGACGAGGACCCGCTGGCCGTGCTCGACGCGGGCGGCGTGCCGAAGCTCGCCGAGCTGGTGCTGCACAACGGCACGGTGTACCGCTGGAACCGGCCCGTGTACGGCATCGCCGACGGCGTCCCCCACCTGCGCGTCGAGAACCGCGTCCTGCCCGCCGGGCCCACCATCACCGACGTCATCGCCAACGCGGCCTTCTACTACGGCGTCATCCGCGCGCTCGCGGAGGACTCCCGGCCGGTGTGGACCCGGCTGCCCTTCGAGGCGGCCGCCGCCAACTTCGACGCCGCGTGCCGGTACGGCATCGAGGCGCGCTTCACCTGGCCGCGGCGGGGGCGGTACGGCGGTACCACCGAGGTCGACGCGGTCAGCCTCGTACGTGACGAACTGCTGCCGCTTGCCGAGGCCGGACTGGACGCGTGGGGTGTCGAACCGGCCGACCGGGACCTGTACCTCGGCGTGATCGACGAGCGCTGCCGGCGCCGGGTGAACGGGGCGTCCTGGCAGGTCGCGACCTTCCACCGGGCCCTGGAGGGCGGCATGTCCCGGGACGCCGCCCTGGCCGCTACGACGCGGCGCTATGCCGAGCTGATGCATCAAGGGGAGCCGGTGCACACATGGCCGGTGGGATTGCCGGAGGCTGCGCGGCTGGGGTGA
- a CDS encoding CPBP family intramembrane glutamic endopeptidase produces the protein MQGEVGTGDGAASGEVPSRRVLRDETLLVLGVSLGASAVSALISFVGSVTKPGGLKDQAATLNASAAPGRPWLDLAWQLFGITTALIPVALVAHFLLREGQSLRTLGFDRTRPWPDLGRGAAIAAVIGSTGIAFYLAARGLGFNLTVVPEALPDVWWKFPVLILSALQNSIVEEVIVVGYLLRRLDQLGWTPGAALLASSVLRGSYHLYQGIGGFIGNMVMGVVFVYLYRRWGRVGPLVVAHSLLDIGAFVGYALLAGKVDWLPTA, from the coding sequence GTGCAGGGTGAGGTGGGGACCGGGGACGGGGCCGCGTCGGGCGAGGTGCCGTCGCGGCGGGTGCTGCGGGACGAGACCTTGCTCGTGCTCGGTGTCTCGCTGGGCGCCAGCGCCGTGTCCGCGCTCATCAGTTTCGTCGGGTCCGTCACCAAACCGGGTGGGCTGAAGGACCAGGCCGCCACCCTCAACGCCTCGGCCGCGCCCGGCCGCCCCTGGCTCGATCTGGCCTGGCAGCTGTTCGGGATCACCACCGCCCTCATCCCCGTCGCCCTCGTCGCGCACTTCCTGCTGCGTGAGGGGCAGAGCCTCAGAACCCTCGGCTTCGACCGCACCCGGCCCTGGCCGGACCTCGGGCGTGGAGCCGCCATCGCCGCCGTGATCGGCAGTACCGGCATCGCCTTCTACCTCGCCGCACGCGGCCTCGGCTTCAACCTCACGGTCGTCCCCGAGGCCCTGCCCGACGTGTGGTGGAAGTTCCCGGTGCTGATCCTGTCGGCCCTGCAGAACTCGATCGTCGAAGAGGTCATCGTCGTCGGCTATCTGCTGCGCCGTCTCGACCAGTTGGGCTGGACGCCCGGCGCCGCGCTGCTGGCCAGCTCCGTGCTGCGCGGCTCGTACCACCTCTACCAGGGCATTGGCGGCTTCATCGGCAACATGGTGATGGGCGTCGTCTTCGTCTACCTCTACCGCCGCTGGGGCCGTGTCGGCCCCCTGGTGGTCGCGCACTCGCTGCTCGACATCGGGGCGTTCGTGGGGTACGCCCTGCTCGCCGGCAAGGTGGACTGGCTGCCCACGGCCTGA
- a CDS encoding PhzF family phenazine biosynthesis protein, with translation MRIRIVDAFTDRPFAGNPAGVLLLDAFPEDDWLQKVALEVNHAETAFAHPLPEGGEADWALRWFTPAAEVAMCGHATLATAHVLHTTGVHQGPVRFATRSGVLVASPRDDGSITLDFPTAPLTPVDVPEGLAQALGARPLAAFDTGPNVGDLLVELADEKTVHALRPDHKAIGTHSTRGIIATARAEDPALGYDYVSRCFFPNVGIDEDPVTGSAHTALAPFWSERLGSAELTGLQASPRSGRVRTELRGDRTLLSGRAVTVIEGELLT, from the coding sequence ATGCGGATCCGAATCGTCGACGCCTTCACCGACCGTCCCTTCGCCGGCAACCCGGCCGGGGTCCTGCTCCTCGACGCCTTCCCCGAGGACGACTGGCTCCAGAAGGTGGCCCTGGAGGTCAACCACGCCGAGACGGCCTTCGCCCACCCGCTGCCCGAGGGCGGCGAGGCCGACTGGGCGCTGCGCTGGTTCACCCCGGCTGCCGAGGTGGCGATGTGCGGTCACGCCACGCTCGCCACGGCCCACGTCCTGCACACCACGGGCGTCCACCAGGGCCCGGTACGGTTCGCCACACGCAGCGGCGTCCTCGTGGCGTCGCCCCGGGACGACGGCTCGATCACCCTGGACTTCCCCACCGCTCCGCTCACGCCGGTCGATGTCCCCGAGGGGCTCGCGCAGGCCCTGGGCGCGCGGCCGCTGGCGGCCTTCGACACCGGCCCCAACGTCGGTGACCTGCTGGTGGAGCTCGCCGACGAGAAGACCGTGCACGCCCTGCGCCCCGACCACAAGGCCATCGGCACCCACTCGACGCGCGGCATCATCGCCACCGCCCGCGCCGAGGACCCGGCCCTCGGGTACGACTACGTCTCGCGGTGCTTCTTCCCGAACGTCGGCATCGACGAGGACCCTGTCACCGGCAGCGCCCACACCGCGCTGGCCCCGTTCTGGTCCGAGCGGCTGGGCAGCGCCGAACTGACCGGCCTGCAGGCATCGCCGCGCTCCGGCCGTGTCCGCACGGAACTGCGCGGCGACCGCACCCTGCTGAGCGGCCGGGCGGTGACAGTGATCGAGGGCGAGCTGCTCACCTAG
- a CDS encoding PadR family transcriptional regulator codes for MRNHGYERGHGHGDPRRGRGDFDARRAAFGPFGPGGHGFGPGGPGGFGGFGPGPWGGRGRGGPRGRARRGDVRASILALLKDRPMHGYEMIQEIAERSGGAWKPSPGSVYPTLQLLEDEGLIASETEGGKKLFSLTEAGRAAAEEGPDAPWEEASRGVDWEALSEIRQAGFGLMEAFSQVWKTGDKEQREKALTVINEARKKLYLILADED; via the coding sequence ATGCGTAACCACGGATACGAGCGTGGACACGGACACGGTGACCCCCGGCGCGGCCGGGGCGACTTCGACGCGCGGCGTGCGGCCTTCGGCCCCTTCGGTCCGGGCGGGCACGGCTTCGGTCCCGGCGGCCCGGGCGGTTTCGGCGGCTTCGGTCCCGGCCCCTGGGGCGGACGAGGGCGTGGCGGACCGAGGGGAAGGGCGCGGCGCGGTGACGTACGCGCCTCGATCCTGGCCCTGCTGAAGGACCGGCCGATGCACGGCTACGAGATGATCCAGGAGATCGCCGAGCGCAGCGGCGGGGCGTGGAAACCCAGCCCCGGCTCGGTGTACCCCACGCTCCAACTGCTGGAGGACGAAGGGCTGATCGCCAGCGAGACCGAGGGCGGCAAGAAGCTGTTCTCGCTCACCGAGGCAGGCCGCGCGGCGGCCGAGGAAGGCCCGGACGCCCCCTGGGAAGAGGCCTCGCGCGGCGTCGACTGGGAGGCTCTCAGTGAGATCCGCCAGGCCGGCTTCGGACTGATGGAGGCCTTCAGTCAGGTCTGGAAGACCGGCGACAAGGAGCAGCGCGAGAAGGCGCTGACGGTCATCAACGAGGCCCGCAAGAAGCTGTACCTGATCCTCGCCGACGAGGACTGA
- a CDS encoding type II toxin-antitoxin system Rv0910 family toxin — MAEVSAEARIGAPAEKVWAQLTDWSAYGEWNATHTSFPKGGPTTLEVGATFQENMKLMGFPAEVEWTVEELTPARVLAIRGKGPMSVTVATRYTLTPDGDATTVRIDGEFTGAAVSLMAGKLKDSATAALNESLRKLAGLVA, encoded by the coding sequence ATGGCCGAAGTCAGCGCGGAGGCACGCATCGGGGCGCCGGCCGAGAAGGTGTGGGCGCAACTCACGGACTGGTCCGCGTACGGGGAGTGGAACGCGACCCACACCAGCTTCCCCAAGGGCGGCCCCACGACCCTGGAGGTCGGCGCGACCTTCCAGGAGAACATGAAGCTGATGGGCTTCCCGGCCGAGGTCGAGTGGACCGTGGAGGAACTGACACCGGCCCGGGTACTGGCCATCCGCGGCAAGGGCCCGATGTCCGTGACCGTCGCCACGCGCTACACCCTGACCCCCGACGGCGACGCCACGACGGTGCGCATCGACGGGGAGTTCACCGGCGCGGCGGTGTCCCTGATGGCGGGCAAACTCAAGGACTCGGCGACGGCCGCGCTGAACGAGTCGCTGCGGAAGCTGGCGGGGTTGGTGGCCTGA
- a CDS encoding Clp protease N-terminal domain-containing protein codes for MQYPIPRQQADEHSGVDDDARLSAELAAVVAAARRRAVRDGDRQIDTAHLLHSLLEYDPDVRATFDGEPQIARLLGYLVQRSIGYGLRWQSTVEDSGAIPVVTGVAGHSPLAATAMSYAAERAARRGDGPAHGVDLLVGIVVDPRSRAVEVLERAGVDVPELFMRIEHGSQEYVGGAEAGG; via the coding sequence GTGCAATACCCCATCCCCCGGCAGCAGGCCGACGAACACTCCGGTGTGGACGACGATGCCAGGCTCAGCGCCGAGCTGGCAGCGGTGGTCGCGGCTGCCCGCAGGCGGGCCGTACGGGACGGGGACCGGCAGATCGACACCGCCCATCTGCTGCACTCGCTCCTGGAGTACGACCCCGACGTGCGCGCCACCTTCGACGGCGAACCCCAGATCGCCCGGCTGCTCGGCTATCTCGTGCAGCGCAGCATCGGCTACGGCCTGCGCTGGCAGAGCACCGTCGAGGACTCCGGCGCGATCCCGGTCGTGACCGGAGTCGCGGGCCACTCGCCGCTGGCCGCCACGGCGATGTCGTACGCCGCGGAGCGCGCCGCCCGCCGTGGCGACGGCCCGGCCCATGGGGTCGATCTGCTCGTGGGGATCGTGGTGGACCCGCGGTCGCGGGCCGTGGAGGTACTGGAGCGTGCCGGGGTGGACGTGCCCGAACTGTTCATGCGGATCGAACACGGCTCGCAGGAGTACGTCGGTGGCGCCGAAGCCGGTGGCTGA
- a CDS encoding EamA family transporter: MHTSVSSRGSHGKGAGLALALGSAVAFGGSGVAAKPLIEAGLDPLHVVWLRVAGAALVMLPLAVRHRALLRRRPALLAGFGLLAVAGVQACYFAAISRIPVGVALLVEYLAPALVLGWVRFVQRRPVTRAAALGVVLAVGGLACVVEVWAGLGFDAIGLLLALGAACCQVGYFVLSDQGSDSGADAPDPLGVIAYGLLIGAAVLTVVARPWGMDWSVLANSAHMDGTAVPATLLLAWIVLIATVVAYVTGVLSVRRLSPQVAGVVACLEAVIATVLAWVLLGEHLSAPQIVGGVVVLVGAFIAQSSTPAKGSAEPVAGGGPERELSARGTAA; the protein is encoded by the coding sequence GTGCATACGTCAGTCAGCAGTCGGGGCAGCCATGGCAAGGGCGCCGGGCTCGCGCTCGCCCTCGGGTCGGCGGTCGCCTTCGGCGGATCGGGAGTCGCGGCCAAGCCGCTGATCGAGGCGGGTCTCGACCCGCTGCACGTGGTGTGGCTGCGGGTGGCCGGCGCGGCCCTGGTGATGCTGCCGCTCGCCGTGCGCCACCGCGCGCTGCTGCGCCGCCGCCCCGCGCTGCTCGCCGGGTTCGGACTGCTGGCCGTCGCCGGTGTGCAGGCCTGCTACTTCGCCGCGATCTCGCGCATCCCGGTCGGTGTCGCACTCCTCGTCGAGTACCTCGCGCCCGCCCTGGTGCTCGGCTGGGTGCGGTTCGTGCAGCGGCGGCCGGTGACGCGGGCGGCGGCGCTCGGCGTGGTCCTCGCGGTCGGCGGCCTCGCCTGTGTGGTCGAGGTGTGGGCCGGTCTCGGCTTCGACGCCATCGGGCTGCTGCTCGCCCTCGGCGCCGCCTGCTGCCAGGTCGGCTACTTCGTGCTGTCCGACCAGGGCAGCGACTCCGGCGCCGACGCCCCCGACCCGCTCGGCGTGATCGCGTACGGCCTCCTGATCGGCGCCGCCGTGCTGACCGTCGTGGCCCGCCCCTGGGGCATGGACTGGTCGGTGCTCGCGAACTCGGCGCACATGGACGGCACCGCCGTCCCGGCCACCCTGCTGCTGGCCTGGATCGTGCTGATCGCGACCGTCGTCGCGTACGTCACCGGCGTGCTCTCCGTACGCCGGCTCTCCCCGCAGGTCGCGGGCGTGGTGGCGTGCCTGGAGGCGGTCATCGCGACCGTCCTGGCCTGGGTGCTGCTCGGCGAGCACCTCTCGGCGCCGCAGATCGTGGGCGGTGTGGTCGTTCTCGTCGGGGCGTTCATCGCGCAGTCGTCGACGCCCGCGAAGGGATCCGCGGAGCCGGTGGCGGGCGGCGGGCCCGAGCGCGAGTTGTCCGCCCGGGGTACGGCCGCTTAA